A region of Nostoc sp. 'Peltigera membranacea cyanobiont' N6 DNA encodes the following proteins:
- a CDS encoding methylmalonic aciduria and homocystinuria type D protein has translation MNYPKVYTSEQACPINLVGETGQAVQISIHAPSQYICANCERILPDWKRQPFLRVVIVLQRSRYQLVKKTAEVESEKERLREKFMRFGCDLAFNLRDRGYLTDLIDPRTGYPLLSHPGAIPHDDTAVVKALLNYPVIKNQCRVLIHPEWGAAVYPSILISEAPPIAIEWVTKGIAAMHGWREIDY, from the coding sequence GTGAACTATCCCAAAGTTTACACTTCGGAGCAAGCCTGTCCTATTAACTTAGTTGGCGAAACAGGACAAGCGGTTCAAATTTCAATTCATGCTCCCAGTCAATATATCTGTGCTAACTGCGAACGGATATTACCAGATTGGAAACGGCAGCCATTTTTACGAGTCGTGATTGTCTTACAGCGATCGCGTTATCAATTAGTCAAAAAGACGGCAGAAGTAGAGTCAGAGAAAGAACGCTTACGAGAAAAATTTATGCGATTTGGCTGTGATTTAGCATTTAATCTGCGCGATCGCGGCTATTTAACTGACCTGATCGACCCTCGTACAGGCTACCCTTTACTGTCTCATCCCGGCGCAATTCCTCACGATGACACAGCAGTTGTCAAAGCTTTACTCAACTATCCAGTGATTAAAAATCAATGCCGTGTGTTAATTCATCCCGAATGGGGTGCAGCAGTTTATCCTAGCATTTTGATATCAGAAGCTCCCCCAATTGCGATCGAATGGGTTACAAAAGGCATAGCAGCCATGCATGGGTGGAGAGAAATTGATTATTAA
- a CDS encoding leucine-rich repeat domain-containing protein, protein MKLTSSIATIFTFTLGFYTTQTIAAPLENPKSFTDWCQQKSTLPPQTKYTVEVLLKEAQTQNCNQANQKLTNLTSLSLDSNQISDIKPLSNLTNLTIISLASNQITDIKPLSNLTNLTIISLASNQITDIKSLSNLTNLTIISLASNEISDIKPLSNLINLTFLHLGPNKISDVKPLSNLTNLTYLNLYSNQISDIKPLSTLIHLTYLNLYSNQISDIKPLSTLSNLTNLDLNSNQISDIRPLSHLANLISLSLGSNEISDIKPLSNLTNLNDLDLKSNEISDIKSLSTLTKLYLLNIKNNPNQHKICPVKPESICQFD, encoded by the coding sequence ATGAAACTTACGTCAAGCATCGCCACAATATTTACTTTTACTTTGGGATTTTACACCACACAGACCATTGCTGCTCCTCTGGAAAATCCCAAAAGCTTTACAGATTGGTGTCAGCAGAAATCAACTTTACCTCCACAGACAAAATATACTGTTGAGGTACTTCTAAAAGAAGCCCAGACTCAAAATTGCAACCAGGCTAACCAAAAGCTGACTAATTTGACTTCTCTCTCCCTTGACTCAAATCAAATTAGCGATATCAAGCCTTTGTCCAATTTAACTAATTTGACTATTATCTCCCTTGCCTCAAATCAAATCACTGATATCAAACCTTTATCCAATTTAACTAATTTGACTATTATCTCCCTTGCCTCAAATCAAATCACTGATATCAAGTCTTTGTCCAATTTAACTAATTTGACTATTATCTCCCTTGCCTCAAATGAAATTAGCGATATCAAGCCTTTGTCCAATTTAATTAATTTGACTTTTCTCCACCTCGGCCCAAATAAAATCAGCGATGTCAAGCCTTTGTCTAATTTAACTAATTTGACGTATCTCAATCTCTACTCCAATCAAATCAGTGATATCAAGCCTTTGTCTACTCTGATTCATTTAACTTATCTCAATCTCTACTCCAATCAAATCAGCGATATCAAGCCTTTGTCTACTCTGAGTAATTTGACTAATCTCGACCTCAACTCCAATCAAATCAGCGATATTAGACCTTTGTCCCATTTGGCTAATTTAATTTCCCTCTCACTTGGCTCAAATGAAATTAGCGATATCAAACCTTTGTCCAATTTGACTAATTTGAATGATCTCGACCTTAAATCAAATGAAATCAGCGATATCAAGTCTTTATCCACTCTAACAAAGTTGTATCTTCTTAATATTAAAAATAACCCGAATCAACACAAAATCTGTCCTGTAAAACCAGAATCTATTTGTCAATTTGATTAG
- a CDS encoding leucine-rich repeat domain-containing protein, with protein sequence MKLKLSIATIFTFTLGFYTTQTIAAPVENPKSFTDWCQQKSTLPPQTKHTVEVLLETAQTQNCKEANQKLTNLTYLDLHSNEISDIKPLSALTNLTELYLGSSEISDGSSEISDIKPLSNLTHLTKLYLYSSEISDIKPLSNLTHLTSLSLRSSEISDIKPLSTLTNLTYLDLDFNQISDIKPLSTLTNLTALNLASNKISNVKPLSALTRLTILSLHSNEISDIKPLSALTNLNVLDLFANKISDIKPLSNLTHLTYLYLYSNKISNIKPLSTLTNLTYLNLHSNEISDIKLLSTLTNLNILYLYSNRISDIKPLSTLTNLTSLSLHSNRISDIKPLSTLTNLTEIDLSTNEIRDIKPLSALMKLKFILINKNPIAYKICPVKPESICQFDEL encoded by the coding sequence ATGAAACTTAAATTAAGCATCGCCACAATATTTACTTTTACTTTAGGATTTTACACTACCCAGACTATTGCTGCTCCTGTGGAAAATCCCAAAAGCTTTACAGATTGGTGTCAGCAGAAATCAACTTTACCTCCACAGACAAAACATACTGTTGAGGTACTGTTAGAAACAGCCCAGACTCAAAATTGCAAAGAGGCTAACCAAAAGCTGACTAATTTGACTTATCTCGACCTCCACTCAAATGAAATCAGTGATATCAAGCCTTTGTCTGCTCTGACTAATTTGACTGAACTCTACCTCGGCTCAAGTGAAATCAGCGATGGCTCAAGTGAAATCAGCGATATCAAGCCTTTGTCCAATCTCACTCATTTGACTAAACTGTACCTCTACTCAAGTGAAATTAGCGATATCAAGCCTTTGTCCAATCTCACTCATTTGACTTCTCTCTCACTCAGATCAAGTGAAATCAGCGATATCAAGCCTTTGTCCACTCTGACTAATTTAACTTATCTCGACCTCGACTTCAATCAAATCAGCGATATCAAGCCTTTGTCTACTCTGACTAATTTGACTGCTCTTAACCTCGCCTCAAATAAAATCAGCAATGTCAAGCCTTTGTCTGCTCTGACTCGTTTGACTATTCTCTCCCTCCACTCAAATGAAATCAGCGATATCAAGCCTTTGTCTGCTCTGACTAATTTGAATGTTCTCGACCTATTTGCAAATAAAATCAGCGATATCAAGCCTTTGTCCAATCTGACTCATTTGACTTATCTCTACCTCTACTCAAATAAAATCAGTAATATCAAGCCTTTGTCCACTCTGACTAATTTAACTTATCTGAACCTCCACTCAAATGAAATCAGTGATATCAAGCTTTTGTCTACTCTGACTAATTTGAATATTCTCTACCTCTACTCAAATAGAATCAGCGATATCAAGCCTTTGTCTACTCTGACTAATTTGACTTCTCTCTCCCTCCACTCAAATAGAATCAGCGATATCAAGCCTTTGTCTACTCTGACTAATTTGACTGAAATAGACCTTTCTACAAATGAAATCAGGGATATAAAGCCTTTATCCGCCCTGATGAAATTGAAGTTTATTCTTATCAATAAGAATCCGATCGCATACAAAATATGTCCTGTAAAACCAGAATCTATTTGTCAATTTGATGAGCTTTAA
- a CDS encoding MotA/TolQ/ExbB proton channel family protein has translation MEINNLFTAGGVVMWPLLAFSLLGVALIIERIVFWVRISNRQNKIVREVLQLYRLDNVVSALDKLQKNADLPIARIFLAALELEEATPEEFRLALESEAQGEIPLLKRSQNIFETIIGLAPLLGLLGTVLGLINSFASLNIGDVGGTKTTGVTSGISEALVSTASGLVVAIFTLLFANTFRGLYQRQIAWIQEYGGQLELLYRRRYERGDKSYVPNR, from the coding sequence ATGGAAATTAATAATCTGTTTACAGCAGGTGGCGTAGTCATGTGGCCTCTGCTGGCGTTCTCTTTGTTAGGCGTAGCCCTGATTATCGAACGGATCGTCTTTTGGGTAAGAATAAGTAATCGGCAAAATAAGATAGTGCGAGAAGTGTTACAGCTTTATCGCCTTGATAATGTAGTTAGTGCTTTAGATAAATTACAAAAGAATGCTGATTTACCAATCGCCCGAATTTTTTTAGCCGCTTTAGAACTAGAGGAGGCGACACCAGAAGAATTTCGTTTGGCATTAGAAAGTGAAGCACAAGGCGAAATTCCCTTACTCAAGCGATCGCAAAACATTTTTGAGACAATTATTGGTCTTGCGCCTCTGTTGGGACTTCTAGGCACTGTTTTAGGATTAATTAACTCCTTTGCCTCTCTAAATATTGGAGATGTGGGAGGTACTAAAACAACAGGTGTAACATCTGGAATTAGTGAAGCTTTAGTATCCACAGCATCAGGGTTAGTAGTAGCAATCTTTACATTATTATTTGCTAATACCTTCCGCGGACTCTACCAGCGCCAGATAGCTTGGATTCAAGAATATGGTGGACAGTTAGAATTACTCTACCGTCGTCGCTATGAAAGAGGTGATAAATCTTATGTGCCTAATAGATAA
- a CDS encoding leucine-rich repeat domain-containing protein, which translates to MKLTLAIATIFTFAFGFYTTQTIAAPLENPKSFTDWCQQKSTLPQETKHTVEVLLEKAQTQNCKQAKQKLTNLTKLSLNSNKISDIKPLSTLTNLTEIDLGSNEISNIKPLSALTNLTSLNLNFNEISDIKPLSALKKLTSIDLHSNKISDIKHLSALTNLTSIDLGINEISDIKPLSALKKLTSINLDTNEISNIKPLSTLTNLTALSLRSNKISDIKPLSTLTNLTSLSLRSNEVSDIKPLSTLTNLTYLYLNSNEISNIKPLSNLTKLTILSLESNEISDIKSLSALTNLTELSLNSNKISDIKSLSALTNLTFLNIKNNQIAPKICPVKPESICQFDEL; encoded by the coding sequence ATGAAACTTACTTTAGCGATCGCCACAATATTTACTTTTGCTTTCGGATTTTACACCACACAGACCATTGCTGCTCCTCTGGAAAATCCCAAAAGCTTTACAGATTGGTGCCAGCAGAAATCAACTTTACCTCAAGAGACAAAACATACTGTTGAGGTTCTTTTAGAAAAAGCCCAGACTCAAAATTGCAAGCAGGCCAAGCAAAAGCTGACTAATTTGACTAAACTCTCCCTCAACTCAAATAAAATCAGTGATATCAAGCCTTTGTCTACTCTGACTAATTTGACTGAAATCGACCTCGGCTCAAATGAAATCAGCAATATCAAACCTTTGTCTGCTCTGACTAATTTGACTTCTCTCAACCTCAATTTCAATGAAATCAGCGATATTAAACCTTTATCTGCTCTGAAAAAATTGACTTCTATCGACCTTCACTCAAACAAAATCAGTGATATCAAGCATTTGTCTGCTCTGACTAATTTGACTTCTATCGACCTCGGCATAAATGAAATCAGCGATATCAAGCCTTTGTCTGCTCTGAAAAAATTGACTTCTATTAACCTTGACACAAATGAAATCAGCAATATCAAGCCTTTGTCTACTCTGACTAATTTGACTGCTCTCTCCCTCCGATCAAATAAAATCAGCGATATCAAACCTTTGTCCACTCTGACTAATTTAACTTCTCTCTCCCTCCGCTCAAATGAAGTCAGTGATATTAAGCCTTTGTCCACTCTGACTAATTTGACTTATCTCTACCTCAATTCAAATGAAATCAGCAATATCAAGCCTTTGTCTAATCTGACTAAATTGACTATTCTCTCCCTTGAATCAAATGAAATCAGCGATATCAAGTCTCTATCCGCTCTGACTAATTTGACTGAACTCTCCCTTAACTCAAATAAAATCAGCGATATCAAGTCTCTATCCGCTCTGACTAATTTGACTTTTCTTAATATTAAGAATAATCAGATCGCACCAAAAATATGTCCTGTAAAACCAGAATCTATTTGTCAATTTGATGAGCTTTAA
- the rsmH gene encoding 16S rRNA (cytosine(1402)-N(4))-methyltransferase RsmH, whose amino-acid sequence MNRQLAIEEPIFSHLPVLPQEVIAGLAVSPGGHYLDTTVGGGGHSRLILAAAPDVQLTAIDQDEDALAAARKELAEFGDRIQFIYSNFADYKFPPNTFDGILADLGVSSYHLDQAERGFSFRQAANLDMRMDRGRSLTAADVINNWDEAELADIFFKYGEERLSRRIARRIVERRPLHTTTELADAIASSVPPKYRYGRIHPATRVFQALRIVVNDELKSLETFLDKAPNALVPGGRIAIISFHSLEDRPVKHGLRNSPLLKVLTKKPIIAQEEEIGKNPRSRSAKLRIAEKFLNIE is encoded by the coding sequence ATGAATCGTCAGCTAGCTATTGAAGAACCGATATTTTCCCATCTACCAGTTTTACCGCAGGAAGTTATTGCAGGTCTAGCGGTATCTCCAGGAGGTCATTATCTTGATACGACGGTAGGCGGTGGTGGTCACAGCCGTTTAATTTTAGCAGCTGCGCCAGATGTGCAATTAACGGCGATTGACCAAGATGAGGATGCTTTAGCAGCAGCGAGGAAAGAATTAGCTGAGTTTGGCGATCGCATACAATTTATCTATAGCAATTTTGCTGACTACAAATTTCCCCCTAATACTTTCGATGGTATTCTCGCCGATTTGGGGGTAAGTTCTTACCATTTAGACCAAGCAGAAAGGGGTTTCAGCTTTCGCCAAGCTGCAAATTTGGATATGCGAATGGATCGAGGGCGATCGCTAACTGCTGCTGATGTGATTAATAATTGGGATGAAGCAGAATTAGCTGATATTTTCTTTAAGTATGGTGAAGAGAGATTATCACGGCGCATTGCTAGACGCATTGTAGAACGGCGACCGTTGCACACAACTACAGAATTGGCTGATGCGATCGCTTCTTCAGTTCCCCCAAAATACCGTTATGGCAGAATTCACCCAGCAACTCGGGTTTTTCAAGCTTTGCGAATTGTCGTCAACGACGAGTTAAAATCTCTAGAAACCTTTTTAGATAAAGCCCCAAATGCCCTTGTCCCTGGTGGTAGAATTGCAATTATCAGTTTTCACAGTTTGGAAGACCGCCCGGTGAAGCATGGTTTAAGAAATTCACCTTTATTAAAGGTCTTGACAAAAAAGCCGATTATTGCACAAGAAGAGGAAATTGGTAAAAATCCGCGATCGCGATCGGCCAAACTAAGGATAGCTGAAAAGTTCCTGAATATTGAGTAA
- a CDS encoding leucine-rich repeat domain-containing protein: protein MSIHVLTEIDLGSNKISDIKALSTLNNLTRLSLYSNEINDINPLSTLTSLAFLSLGSNQLSDIKPLSALTNLTELSLHSNEISDIKPLSTLTNLAFLSLDSNKISDIKPLSTLTNLTSLGLDSNKISDIKALSVLTKLNYIDIKNNPIASKICPLKSEYFCHFN from the coding sequence TTGTCTATCCATGTTTTGACTGAAATCGACCTCGGCTCAAATAAAATCAGCGATATCAAGGCTTTGTCTACTCTGAATAATTTGACTCGACTCAGCCTCTACTCAAATGAAATCAACGATATCAACCCTTTGTCCACTCTGACTAGTTTGGCTTTTCTCTCCCTAGGATCAAATCAACTCAGCGATATCAAACCTTTATCCGCTCTGACTAATTTGACTGAACTCTCTCTTCACTCAAATGAAATCAGTGATATTAAGCCTTTGTCCACTCTGACTAATTTGGCTTTTCTCTCCCTAGACTCAAATAAAATCAGCGATATCAAGCCTTTGTCAACTCTGACTAATTTGACTTCTCTCGGTCTTGATTCAAATAAAATCAGTGATATCAAAGCTTTATCTGTTCTAACAAAGTTGAATTATATTGATATTAAGAATAACCCGATCGCCTCCAAAATATGTCCTTTGAAATCAGAATATTTTTGTCATTTTAATTAG
- a CDS encoding glycogen debranching protein yields the protein MTIWVNEQIDPSGMIHACIATCNESQAKECHDSFQNNLTEKQKEAGWIAQLRTVDSWDEVPVNSLKLN from the coding sequence ATGACTATTTGGGTAAATGAGCAAATCGATCCGTCTGGGATGATTCATGCCTGTATTGCTACTTGTAATGAATCTCAAGCTAAAGAGTGTCATGATTCCTTCCAGAATAATTTGACCGAGAAGCAAAAGGAAGCAGGCTGGATAGCGCAATTAAGGACAGTAGATTCTTGGGATGAAGTGCCGGTGAATTCTTTAAAACTCAATTAA